The genomic interval AGGACTCAACCTAACCCGACGAGGCGTTGGTTTTCCGGTCCGGTTGGGCTCCGCACCTACAGCCCCGATTTGAGTGCTGGGCAGCTGAAAGTGAATGCTAAGGAGGAAGGTCGGGATGCGCGATTTTCGTTATATACTCACCGGGCTAGCCATTTTCGTGGCGGTAGTGACTTTCCCCCTTTGGATCAATGCCGGCAAGGCGGCTCAACCTCCCGACCCCAGCCTGGATACTCCGGCTATTAATCAGCTGCCCAAAAAGCAGTGCATTGAAGCCACCGATTATATGCGGCAAAAGCACATGCAGCTGTTGGACCAGTGGCGGACCGAGGCTATTCGCGAGGGAAAGACCGTCTACACGGCTAGCGATGGCCAGAAATACCAAATCAGCCTGG from Clostridia bacterium carries:
- the dsrJ gene encoding sulfate reduction electron transfer complex DsrMKJOP subunit DsrJ — translated: MRDFRYILTGLAIFVAVVTFPLWINAGKAAQPPDPSLDTPAINQLPKKQCIEATDYMRQKHMQLLDQWRTEAIREGKTVYTASDGQKYQISLENTCLSCHSNKSQFCDQCHNYLGVEPDCFSCHQAPDGG